In the Rhododendron vialii isolate Sample 1 chromosome 2a, ASM3025357v1 genome, TCGACCTTCTCCATTCGTTCCTCCGGTGTGTAGTTCCTAAATTCCACCCCTTCTACCACTGCTCCACTTTCCATGTCCTGGTTGGGCTTGAGTATCCCACATTCGGTTGCTATTGCTCTAGCCGTGAAAATATTGTCGCCCGTGATCATTTTCACGTTCACTCCTGCATATTGACACTCTTCCACGGCTTTTTTCGCACCCGGGCGACACGGATCCTTCAAACCAACTAGCCCCAAAAGGGTTAAACAGTTTTCCTCCATATGAATTTTtccttcttcattttcttgttctGGAACTTGCTTGTGGGCGAATGCGATACATCGTAGGCTACTAGCAGCCATACCTTGGATTATTTGATCAAATTTCTTCCTTTCAAAATCATCCAAAACCTTGATGTTTCCAGAGACATCGTAGTAATTCGAGCACATTGCCAGTACCATCTCTGCTGCCCCTTTCCAGTGCACATTCGTTGTATTTTCACCCTTCTTCCTCATCAAAACGCCACTTCTTTTCTTTGTCGAGTTGAATGCTTCAACATGTACAATCTCACAACTCTGCTTGAGTCCCTCCATATCCAAGTTCAGTTCCAAAATAGCCCAAGAAAGAATCGCCTTTTCTGTAGGGCTACCAGAGAACTCAAATTCGGACCCTGAAATGGACTTGTAAACCGAACCAGTCGTGTTCAAACCAACACCCTGGTGGAGTAATTCAACAACACTGGTTGCGAGAGAAGAGGAaccattttcatttacaaagtCCTGGCCAAGCCAGAATTTTGTCACCTTCATCTGGTTAAGTGTGAGGGTTCCAGTTTTGTCCGTGCAAATAGTGGTAGCCGAACCCATTGTTTCGCAAGCAGAGAGTTTGCGAACCATGGCGTTGTCACTCATCATCCGCTTCATCGAATAAGCCAGAGTGAGAGTCACAGCCAGAGGCAACCCTTCTGGAATCGCGACAACCACTATAGTCACAGCAGCAGCTATGATTGCTACGACAGAGTTTATGATGTCGTCGGCTTTGGTCTTGCTGCCGGTGTACTCTGTGTTCCCATTTTCATCTTTTGTGTTTCCGGTGAAGTACCGGATGAGTAAGACAACGAGGACCAGGAAAGCGACGAGTAAACCGACTTTCCCGATGGATGAGGTGAGTGTGTTGAGCCTGGATTGTAGAGGGGTTTGTTCGTTGGAGTCGTTGCTGATTGTGCTCATCATTTCTCCCCATGTTGTGTTCATTCCGACTGAGGTGACTAACATCCGACCAAACCCATCAGCTACCTGTTGGAAATTCAGAGACTTATTAAGTCGTTGAATTGTATTCAAAGTATCTTAGACTAATCATGGAGAATTCGAgcactctctttcctctttttcgGCCTCTAAATCGTGGCCATCCAAAACAAGTTagccaaaaatttctcgtgtATCATGATAACCAAAAATTGTTGTGACGCTAATTAGAGTCACAATAAATCGCTATAAGAAATTTATACTCACTTTCCCTGCAGGGAGGTTATGACATAATACCTATCTGTCCTGTAAATTTAGTCCATTAATTCATTCTGGATGTACCATAGCACATAtccaagtcaattttttttgataaatttgcTTTTGTCcttgctctttaagagctcTTCATTGTAGTTGGAAGTTCGGAACACAGTTATGTTGTTTAGTAAAATATGATTTCAAGTCAAGACGTGTCATCAGGggcggagccaagatttttaATTAGTGGAGTCAAAAATTATACTCATATCCAAGTATCCAACTAATTTTACTTAGTAATCgaaacaaataattaaatcAAGAGATTAATCAAAAAGAGTAGATATGTAATGATCTTTGCGCTTTTGCTTTGTAAATTGTAATCCACGAGGTAAGACTTTGCATATATTAGAGAAGAGAATGTTTTGAGAATTTATATCGTATCTGGTGTTTGAATCTCGTTGAGGcagtttaaaattttttgtcagGTTATAATAGCAAAAATTTTTGTGGGGCAGTTTAAGCTTTTAAAATTGTTAACGAAGTGGACTTGACTAAAATAAGATGGAAGGCTTCAATCTTAATCAATTGCGAGTACCTTGGTGCCAGAGAACAAGAATGGATTCTGTGTAAGATCAACTTCAACGTGGTCGCTTTCCCCTGTCATGCTGGATTCATCTACTAGCAACGAGTGCCCGTCAATGAACAACCCATCGGCTGGAACTTGATCACCAATCTTCAAGCAAACGACGTCTCCCACGACGATCTCGAAAATGGAAACTTGTTGCCGCCTTCCGTTTCTCACGACGTCGACTTGGATGTTGTTGCTTACTTTGGATAACTTGACGAACTGTCTGTTCTGCCTGAAGTTGCTCAGTGCTGAGACTGCTATGACCAGAAAGACTGCAACAAATATGCTTCCTCCGTCGTACCTGTTAGGATATTATAGTGGATGTTATGAATTagcaaaaaatgaaatttttcttcaagaaaaataattgaaagataGCGTGTTGCGGGAACGATGAGAGAGACACGAAAAATTGATGTTGTAAAGATGTACTATGTCTcctttttgaacaaattaagaTTGTGGAACATAATTTGGATAAAGAAACTCGTCAATCAAACATGCCTGATGTCTCCACGTAGCACAATAGGGTAACAGACATAGAGCCATTATACAACAATTGCCAAAATATGGTGAATAGTactcataaaaataataatctataATGTATAGTAATGTGCATAAATGAAAGAGATTAAGTCGTACATACGTGTGTCACGAATTTTAGTGTGCGCAAATAGTAGAAAGGTCCTTTATTTGAATTGACACAAACAAATGTAAGAACTAATTTTCACATTCCTCTATTTGAACCAGGGCAAGCTTGCTTCTGCAATCGGCCTTGGCTGATTTTGCCTTTATTTGTTCTCGCTGCTCATACTAGAGCAACTGAGTTGTTCTTTTAAATAtgtcacttggcttatttttttgtccttattcaattttttttcgcatttgttagtttttcgtcaattttttggggattattacttcctcatgacgagaggaatctaaaaagtaaaaaattaccatcgaaacctttttttttaataaagacaaaaataagccaataagccaatttttttgtctttattcaaaaaaattggatttcgatcgtagtttttcactttttagattcctcttatcatgaagaagcaataatctccaaaaaattgacaaaaaaaattaacaaatgcgaaaaaaatttaaataaagacaaaaaaataagccaagtggcttatttagaaGAACAATAAGCCGGCCTTGAAGTTATCTTCATATACTTAAAGTTTATTAATGGGATGATTttactttcaaaaagaaaagcatgcaatcctttttctttctcttttttttatcctttttttttttttttttttttgtcttggaGAAGATACATAAAAGTGGGTCAGAAAGTAAATAAAAgctctcaaaagtctttaaTAGTCTTACCAATACTTTTCAGATGAACAAGGGACATGCTCTGTATATTGTAGAAGACTTGAGAGTCACGTTTTGATTGATCTTCTATGAAGTAGTCTTGTCTTCTTATAAACTAATATGAAACCGGGGACACTGGGCCTAATGGTTGTATGGTAAAGAGCGGAAATTAACGCCTTTGTTTACAAAAGGTCTACGAACATAACTCTAGACACATTTGCATGCGTACGGGGTCCTTTCCAATGTATGTTTTAAAATGATGTTCTAACATTGCTCGCTTTTGAATGGAGTGGGAGGGGGTTTTAGTATAGATGTTCCTAATGTAAgccgaaaaaacaaaaactgaaattaTTTGCAAGAtcacactacaaaaaaaaaaaagtatttttggtAACGAGAAaagtggtgacgaaatttaattttgtcactaaatgagtatattggtgacgaaaaaataaattcatcaCTAATTTGACCAATGCTAAGAATCTAATGAAACAAACCAGAAAACTAAGAATCTTAAACCTCAAGCAATACGTACCATCCATCTTTCAGACCATGTTCCTTGATGCCAAATCCAAGTGAAAGTGCAGCACATACTAAAAGTATCAAAATGGTGGGATCTCTCAAGGCCTCCCACACGAAATACAACAAACTTTTCGCGGGCGGCCTTCGGTAAGTATTCGATCCAAACGCTTCGCTTCGTCGAGAAACATCCTCTAAGTCCCCGCTAATCCCGTTCTCCAAATTTGTTTCAAGACTGCAAGCCAGTCCCTCGACCCCGTCATACTTCCCAAGCTGGTCCAGGTTTTTTTGCTTCACGATTCCGACAAGGATCGAATGATCGATCTTCGGAAAGCAGGGGTGCGGTTCGAAAACATCGATAACAACTCTGGTTGATGAGACAAGGgatttctttttggattttttcaagGGGGTGGTGGAGAAGGCCCTCGAGCAGTAGATGGCAGCGAATGCCATGTGCCATCGCTTTTGGTTGGGTTCAGTGAGCATGTTGGTGGGAAGAACAAGCATGGATCTCTCCAAGTTATCCAAGCTAGCTTGGAGTGgtgaaaacatgttttcaaaaacacaaaaaaaaagtgatttttgacGTTTGTGTggaaatggaagagagaaaaggTAGCAAAAGGGAACTGTTCTGTTAGAGAAAGCAATGTGAAGAAGGATTTAGATCTTAGATTTCTCTCTCTGAATAGTGCAAAGGTCAGCGTTGGTGATTTTTGCAAGGGTTTAAGGGTTTAAGGAGTATTTATAGATGTTTGGCCGCGTAAAGTACGCCGTCAATTTATTGGTACGTACAAACAGTATACAAAATGTCTCCGCAACGGAGAGGAAGttgcggaaaaaaaaataattataatttttaattgctaatactatttatatgcaatatggatctttttttATAGATcttaatgagtttttttaaacgatattttcaaaatcacctgaaagtagattgcaagatataatcaattgaaaagtgacacggaCTCCCAAAAGGGACTAAAGAATAGAGACGGATGAAGTAATTTTAAGGAAGAAAAATTATATGGGATAACAAAAAACATGAAAGTGTCTTTAACATTtcgggacggaaggagtatagactttgtttggttttgagttttgagtaaGAGCGTGATAATTTTCGctagttaaaaaaattagcgAAACTAATTAAAAATTTGCCTCCTTATAATTTTGATCTGGTATTttattggataatttttctttttgtaatttttttcttaccttttgtcATAATCTTTGGAATTAATCAATTTTCTtgataaaaggaataaaaaaatgtataaaaaaagGCCACCGAAGTTAAAAGAAATTCATGCAAGACGATAAATTAAAGACTTAAAAGTATCAAAAATACTAGTCGTTTGGCATTTTTACAtctttagttaatttttttttatcttttcatcataattttttgatttttagattattcttatcgagacgaatgattaattcaaaaaattatataaatctcactaaaattcaaaaaaagacgAAGAATGAGTATGGGTGTAATCGAGTTGTGAACAAATTGACCCAAGCACCCAATTAACAAAGGGTAAATTACTGAAATCTCCCCCAAGGATTCTTCAAATTACATATTGCTCTCTCACATTTGTCGTGATGTAGCCGCTAGGAGATTCGACCAAATCTGTTTGACATCATCAAACCCTAATCACAATTGAACAACACACTGTCCTTTTATAACTTGAGAAAATATTGCAGATGTGCGAAAATGGTCTTTTAATGGCTAAAAAAAGACAGGCTGGTTAGTTATAATTAGGATTTCATGGCGTCAGACAGATTCCATCGAACTTCTCAGCGGCTACACCACGACAAGGGAGTAATCTATTCTGAGACAGGGGGTATTTTGTGATTTCCCAA is a window encoding:
- the LOC131316777 gene encoding putative calcium-transporting ATPase 13, plasma membrane-type, translating into MFSPLQASLDNLERSMLVLPTNMLTEPNQKRWHMAFAAIYCSRAFSTTPLKKSKKKSLVSSTRVVIDVFEPHPCFPKIDHSILVGIVKQKNLDQLGKYDGVEGLACSLETNLENGISGDLEDVSRRSEAFGSNTYRRPPAKSLLYFVWEALRDPTILILLVCAALSLGFGIKEHGLKDGWYDGGSIFVAVFLVIAVSALSNFRQNRQFVKLSKVSNNIQVDVVRNGRRQQVSIFEIVVGDVVCLKIGDQVPADGLFIDGHSLLVDESSMTGESDHVEVDLTQNPFLFSGTKVADGFGRMLVTSVGMNTTWGEMMSTISNDSNEQTPLQSRLNTLTSSIGKVGLLVAFLVLVVLLIRYFTGNTKDENGNTEYTGSKTKADDIINSVVAIIAAAVTIVVVAIPEGLPLAVTLTLAYSMKRMMSDNAMVRKLSACETMGSATTICTDKTGTLTLNQMKVTKFWLGQDFVNENGSSSLATSVVELLHQGVGLNTTGSVYKSISGSEFEFSGSPTEKAILSWAILELNLDMEGLKQSCEIVHVEAFNSTKKRSGVLMRKKGENTTNVHWKGAAEMVLAMCSNYYDVSGNIKVLDDFERKKFDQIIQGMAASSLRCIAFAHKQVPEQENEEGKIHMEENCLTLLGLVGLKDPCRPGAKKAVEECQYAGVNVKMITGDNIFTARAIATECGILKPNQDMESGAVVEGVEFRNYTPEERMEKVDKICVMARSSPFDKLLMVQCLRQKAHVVAVTGDGTNDAPALKEADIGLSMGIQGTEVAKESSDIVILDDNFGSVATVLRWGRCVYTNIQKFIQFQLTVNVAALVINFVAAVSAGEVPLSAVQLLWVNLIMDTLGALALATEKPTKELMEKPPVGRTKPLITNVMWRNLLSQAAYQIAILLTLQFKGEAILNVSSKVNDTMIFNVFVLCQVFNEFNARKLEKKNVFEGIHKSKLFLVIVGVTIVLQVVMVEFLKKFADTERLNWWQWGVCVGFASVSWPIGWTVKWIPVPEKPFFSYLKLGNSKAVIN